A genomic segment from Ptychodera flava strain L36383 chromosome 19, AS_Pfla_20210202, whole genome shotgun sequence encodes:
- the LOC139119208 gene encoding uncharacterized protein, whose translation MCRIAAKHIISVSASLTIAIPVIISLWLVKAPLFYQSEGNTHLYGSTLKNREHRPDIVSAMSGLSKAKEGALLGMLVADSIAMPVHWYYNVRDIKKDFGGWLTGYQAPKYHHPSSILTISAVGGAGRSTSKTSGTTPVIGRVILHDKLKYWTSPSDSIHYHQGMSSGDNTLNSVLAIQVANSIREAKTADPGVSRSDLYAKILTDYVKFMTTPGSHNDTYAESFHREFFSDWEQDGSPVEKDRVMEFAEKRSKRLRSGHVDHNIDSIGALVLPIPLILHYADQSEDQAAQAAVDFVKLTHCSKGLDPYVDLYARTLHSVVNGASLMEKASEALQSPLLGGDGTLKVASMFSDHAKRQANSESALEVYQRSVSQLGLACYIDGAITSMFFLARNFHEDFESGVLTNANCGGENCHRGAALGALLGAAAANQGKGVPPRFAEGLQMVKKGLLSVL comes from the exons ATGTGCAGGATAGCAGCAAAGCACATTATTTCAGTGTCTGCTTCCTTAACCATAGCAATACCAGTCATCATATCTCTGTGGCTGGTGAAGGCACCACTTTTCTACCAATCGGAGGGAAACACACATCTGTACGGTTCAACATTGAAAAATAGAGAACACAG GCCAGATATAGTGTCAGCCATGTCTGGACTGAGCAAGGCTAAAGAGGGCGCTCTACTGGGGATGTTGGTGGCAGACTCCATCGCCATGCCTGTCCACTGGTATTACAATGTACGGGACATAAAGAAAGACTTCGGTGGTTGGTTAACTGGATACCAGGCTCCAAAATATCACCATCCTAGTAGCATCCTGACAATCTCAGCTGTTG GTGGTGCTGGAAGGAGCACTTCTAAGACTAGTGGAACCACGCCGGTGATTGGTCGAGTCATCTTACACGACAAGTTAAAATACTGGACCAGCCCCAGCGATTCCATACACTATCACCAAG GGATGAGTAGCGGTGACAACACCTTGAATTCTGTACTAGCAATACAAGTGGCTAACTCAATCCGTGAAGCAAAGACGGCAGATCCAGGTGTCAGTAGAAGTGATCTCTACGCAAAAATTCTGACTGACTACGTGAAGTTCATGACCACTCCTGGTTCACATAATGACACGTATGCAGAGTCATTTCACAGAGAATTCTTCAG TGACTGGGAACAAGATGGAAGCCCTGTTGAGAAAGATCGTGTGATGGAATTTGCCGAGAAGCGATCAAAACGCCTTCGTTCAGGacatgttgatcataacattgaTAGCATTGGTGCCCTTGTACTTCCCATTCCACTGATTCTCCACTATGCAGATCAGAGTGAAGACCAGGCAGCACAG GCTGCTGTGGACTTTGTGAAGCTGACTCACTGTTCAAAAGGACTTGATCCATACGTAGATCTCTATGCCAGAACCTTACATTCCGTTGTCAATGGAGCCAGTCTGATGGAGAAAGCCTCGGAAGCGTTGCAGTCACCGTTGTTAGGAGGAGACGGAACTCTGAAGGTTGCGTCGATGTTTTCAGATCATGCTAAAAG ACAAGCCAATTCAGAGTCTGCCTTGGAAGTGTATCAGAGATCAGTCAGCCAGCTTGGATTGGCCTGTTACATCGATGGCGCTATAACCTCCATGTTTTTCCTGGCTAGGAACTTTCACGAAGACTTTGAGAGTGGAGTTCTGACCAATGCAAACTGTGGCG GTGAGAACTGCCATCGAGGTGCTGCGCTAGGAGCGCTGCTGGGAGCGGCAGCTGCCAATCAGGGCAAGGGAGTTCCTCCAAGGTTTGCGGAGGGACTACAAATGGTTAAGAAGGGTCTACTGAGTGTACTGTGA